The Granulicella sp. 5B5 nucleotide sequence TGCAGACCAAACTTGAGAGGCGGTTCTCGCAAGGCATCTTCCTGATCAACTCGTTCACCTGGTCGCACGGGGTCAACAACTCATCGGCCGACCTTGAGGCAAATAACGGCGACGGCGCAGTGGTGAATATCGCAAACGTAAAGAGTGATCGCGGCCCATCAGGCTACAACCAGCCGCTCAACGATACGACCTCCGTAATCGCCGACATTCCGTTCGGGCACGGTGAGCGATTTGGCTCAAGCATCCCAGGCTGGGAGCAACAGGTGCTTGGTGGCTGGCAGCTCACGGGCATCAATGTCGTAACCAGTGGCGTGCCCATCAACCTGACGTATACCGCAAGCACCAACCAGGTGGTCTCGACGACAAGCTCCGCCTACTCCCTGCGCCCGAACCTCACGGGCACGCCCGGTGCGGTGTACGGCAAGACGTTGACGAAGACGAACAGCTCGCTGAACGGGTACTTCGTCCAGTCGGGTGTCTCGGTGCCACTGGGATCGCAGCTCTTCGGCACCGCGGGACGCAACGATCTGAGCGGGCCGGCATATGGCCAGTTCGACCTGGCGGCGCACAAAAAGTTCACGCTGCCCAACGAGCGGTATAGCGCGGAGTTTCGCATCGAAGCATTCAACGTGCTGAACGCGACAAACTACATCAGCCCGGGCTCATCAATCGGCAGCGTAAACAGCAACTCAGGCGCGTTTACGCAGAGCGGAAGCTTCGGACAGTTCAGCGGCAGCAGCAGCGTATATCCATCCCGCCAGGTACAGCTGGCACTGCGACTCGCCTTCTAAGCAACAAATCCCAAGACTAAGGGCAGCGGCCTTTCACGGCTGCTGCCCACGCTCTCCAATCTTTGGAGACGCGGGTTTCGTGTTCTCTCAAAACAGAAAGGATCGTTTCGATGTCTATCGTGAATACCCGTTCGAGTCGTCGTGCATTTCTCTTGCAGGCCTCTGCTTTAACTGCAGCGGCTGCGCTGCCGGGCGCACTTGTAGCTCAGTCTAATCCGGCACTGGATGCTCCAATCGACATCGAGGCGATCGAGCAGCAGGCCGCGAAGATACCGAACCGTGACACGCTGCTGAAGTTCAACACCAACGGCACCCGGAAGCCCTTCGCGGGCAACACGGTGATCTGCCATCTGCCCGTGCAGTGCACCATGCGCGACGCGATGGTGTCGCTGCATCAGGAATTGGCCGCCTCACCGTTCCGGCACAAGCTGGGATTGACCTCGACCGACAGCTATCACATGACAGTCTTCCCCGGTGCAAACGATCAGGACCGCACAGCATACGGATGGCCATCATACGTGCCGCTCAACGCAACGATCGAGCAGTGCAATCAGACCGTGGAAGAACGCATGCAGGCAGCACGCCTGCGTTGCAAGCTGCCCCTCCGCGTGCGCGTGGACGAGCCGGCAACGCTGAACTACTTCGCCGCATGCACGCTGCGCATGGTGCCCGCCGATCGCGAGGAGAACACCAAACTACGCGCGCTGCGTGATCAACTGGCCGAGGTCTACGGGTTCCGCACGAAGGACCACGACCAGTACACATTTCACATCACAATGTCATACCAGACCGCGCGCTTTACAGCGCAGGAGCAGATGGCCTACCGGAAAATCCTGCGTGCGCACCTGCAACATATCACAGCCGCCGCTCCCGTACTGGAGCTCGGCGAGCCCGAGTATTGCATCTTTCCTGACATGTTCCGCTTCGAACCGAAGATACTGCTTGCCTGCTCGTAGGCATGCAAGAGTGCGACGCTCATCCGCCATATCCATCGATCCAGAAGGATGAGGAGCAAAACTTAAAAAGCAAAAGCCCCCAAAATTGCGGGGGCTTTGTCGGCTTCTGGCGTTCTGAAACGATGAACGCGAATGTATGGCGGAGAGTGGGGGATTCGAACCCCCGATAGAACTTTTGATCCTATAACGGTTTAGCAAACCGCCGCCTTCAGCCTCTCGGCCAACTCTCCTGCGGGTGGTCTCGAAGTACAGACCGCTCGGATTCCTGTCAGAAGTATAGCCTAACCGCGCGGCCGCCCGCACGCCAGTCGTACATTCTCATCCATCTACCGTTCGCGCCTGCGCGCCATCCGCGTTATAGTGCGTAGAAACTGCCCACACCGCAGTGCCCGCACAGTCCGGGCCAAGGAGACACCCGGCCATACGCAGCCCAGCCGCCAGCAACAAGCTACGCCTCCTCCCGCTCATCGGCGCAACCTACTTTATGGTGGCCGGCGGGCCTTACGGTTTGGAAGACATTCTCGGCAAGGCCGGCTACCTGCGAGCGCTCCTGCTGCTCGCCATCATCCCTCTTATCTGGAGCCTGCCCACCTCCCTCATGGTCGGCGAACTCGCCAGCGCCATCCCCGACGAAGGCGGCTACTACGTCTGGGTCCGCCGCGCGCTTGGCCGCTTCTGGGGCTTTCAGGAAGCATGGCTCTCGCTCGCAGCCAGCGTCTTCGACATGGCCATCTACCCGGTCATCTTCGTCGACTACCTCTCGCGCCTCGCGCCCAGCCTCACCGCCGGTTATCGCGGAGTCCTATGGGCACTCGCCGTCGTTCTAATCTGCACGCTCTGGAATCTCCGTGGCGCAAAGGTCGTCGGCGTCGGCTCCGTCATTCTCTTCTGCATCCTGCTCGCGCCCTTTGTCGTGCTCATCGGCTACGC carries:
- a CDS encoding DUF1868 domain-containing protein, which gives rise to MSIVNTRSSRRAFLLQASALTAAAALPGALVAQSNPALDAPIDIEAIEQQAAKIPNRDTLLKFNTNGTRKPFAGNTVICHLPVQCTMRDAMVSLHQELAASPFRHKLGLTSTDSYHMTVFPGANDQDRTAYGWPSYVPLNATIEQCNQTVEERMQAARLRCKLPLRVRVDEPATLNYFAACTLRMVPADREENTKLRALRDQLAEVYGFRTKDHDQYTFHITMSYQTARFTAQEQMAYRKILRAHLQHITAAAPVLELGEPEYCIFPDMFRFEPKILLACS